From Rutidosis leptorrhynchoides isolate AG116_Rl617_1_P2 chromosome 3, CSIRO_AGI_Rlap_v1, whole genome shotgun sequence, a single genomic window includes:
- the LOC139898624 gene encoding methylsterol monooxygenase 2-2, whose protein sequence is MASVIESAWKYLVTNFSDFQLACLGSFLLHESVFFLSGLPFIFLERAGWLSKYKIQTKTNSTEAQDKCITRLLLYHFCVNLPVMIASYPVFRFMGMRSSLPLPSWKVMSTQILFYFVVEDFIFYWGHRILHTKWLYKHVHSVHHEYATPFGLTSEYAHPAEILFLGFATIFGPAITGPHLITLWLWMVVRVLETVEAHCGYHFPWSPSNFLPLYGGSEFHDYHHRLIYTKSGNYSSTFVYMDWLFGTDTGYRKLQALKSEEDANYKEN, encoded by the exons ATGGCTTCCGTAATCGAATCTGCTTGGAAG TATTTAGTCACTAATTTCAGTGACTTCCAACTGGCATGCCTTGGAAGTTTTTTGCTTCATGAATCTGTCTTCTTTTTATCTGGACTTCCGTTTATATTCTTGGAAAGGGCAGGATGGCTCAGCAAGTACAAAATTCAG ACAAAGACCAACTCGACTGAAGCGCAAGATAAATGCATTACTCGGCTACTGTTGTATCATTTTTGCGTCAACCTTCCTGTTATGATTGCTTCCTATCCTGTCTTTAGATTTATGGGAATGCGAAGTAGTCTTCCGTTGCCATCCTG GAAAGTAATGTCAACACAGATACTATTCTACTTCGTTGTTGAAGATTTCATATTTTACTGGGGACACAGAATATTACATACTAAATGGCTGTACAAGCATGTACACAGCGTTCATCATGA GTATGCAACCCCTTTCGGATTGACTTCAGAATATGCTCATCCAGCTGAGATATTATTCCTTGGTTTTGCTACAATTTTTGGTCCTGCCATCACGGGGCCTCATCTGATAACACTTTGGTTATGGATGGTTGTTCGAGTTCTTGAAACAGTTGAGGCACATTGCGGTTATCATTTCCCATGGAGCCCCTCAAATTTCCTTCCTTTATACGGCGG TTCCGAATTTCACGACTATCATCACAGACTTATCTACACCAAGTCCGGCAACTACTCGTCAACTTTTGTCTACATGGACTG GTTATTTGGCACGGATACTGGTTACAGAAAACTACAGGCACTAAAGAGCGAAGAGGACGCCAATTATAAAGAGAATTAG